In bacterium, the DNA window TATCCCTTATTAATCTCACCCACCATTCATAATTCACAATTCAAAATCACTTCTTCTCTTAATTCGATTGTGTACATTAAAGTTCGCAATTTAAATATTTGGAAAAAAGGCGAAGTCATCGTAATTTCTCAGGATAAAAAAAGTGCCTGCTTATTATTTTAATAAAATCAATAAATTAAATCTGAAAACACAGAAATCAAAATTAAAAAACAAGGGAGGAACGGTCACGGCCGTTCCCTACAACAATACAATAAAACTGATAAAAATATATGTATTTTAAATAACCGCTTTTACAATTAACCGCATACTTCCAAATAGAACCCGGAAGAATCAAATCTAATTAATATATTTATGAAAAACTACAGCAGCCCCTGCACATATCCTCCGTCAACCTGTACAACAGATCCTGTCATATAACTTGCCCGTTCCGAAGCAAGGAAGACAATCAAATTTGCGAGCTCCTCGGGATTACCCATCCGGCCGAGAGGTATCTTATCTGTAATTTCTTTTTCAATCTCCTCCATCGGCTTTCCCGACTCTTTTGTCTTAACTGCAATCAGCTCTTTTACCCGGTCAGTCATAAAATATCCCGGGCATACTGTATTTACAAGAATATTCTCTTCTGCAAGTTCAGTAGAAAGGCTCTTTGCCATTCCCGCAACTCCCGGACGGAACACATTAGAAAGAAACAGATTATCAATCGGCTGTTTAAGAGATACTGATGTCATGTGGATAATTCTGCCCCACTTCTGTTCCCTCATTCCAGGCAGCACACCCCTGACCAAACGAACAGCACTCATTAGAGTAAGCTGAGCTGCTTTCATCCAGTCATCATCATTTATATCTGTGAATCTGCCTGAAGGAGGCCCTCCTGCATTTGTAACCAGAATATCAACTTTGCCGAAAAGATCAAGTGTCTCTTTTATCATCCAGTCAATCTGATCCGGATCTGACAAATCTACAGATAAAGGGAAAACCGTTACACCTGTCTTCATTAAAATTTCGTCAGCAGTCTGTTCCAGAGCCTCTTTGTTTCTGGCACAAATAACAAGTTTCACCCCCTCCATTGCAAGCCCCCACGCCACTGCCTTACCCAGCCCTCTGCTGGAAGCTGCAACTACAGCAACTCTGTTCTTAATGCCTAACTCCATTATCTGCCCCTATCCTTTAAATGGTTCGTATAAAATTGCAGAATCAAACCATACTCTCTTTCTCGCCAAAAGAGCGGCCGTATGCAAACTCATCAATGGGAAAAGGCCACTCGCCCTCTGTTATGTAATTTGCAAGAAAAGAAGTAAGTGCAGGCCCAAGCATAAATCCATGCCCGCACATACCAATACCGCAGAAAAAGCCCTTAACTTCTGTTTCCCCGACCATTGGATTCCCGTCAGGAGTCATACTGTACGACCCTGCCCACTGCCTTAGTATTGACACATTCTCGAGAGCAGGAACCAGCCTGCACATTCTGCGGGACATCTCTTTTAAAAATTCCAGAGTGGAATCAGTACTTGTACCGGGCACCTGTTCTTCCGGAGTAAAACATCCTATAAA includes these proteins:
- a CDS encoding SDR family oxidoreductase, which translates into the protein MELGIKNRVAVVAASSRGLGKAVAWGLAMEGVKLVICARNKEALEQTADEILMKTGVTVFPLSVDLSDPDQIDWMIKETLDLFGKVDILVTNAGGPPSGRFTDINDDDWMKAAQLTLMSAVRLVRGVLPGMREQKWGRIIHMTSVSLKQPIDNLFLSNVFRPGVAGMAKSLSTELAEENILVNTVCPGYFMTDRVKELIAVKTKESGKPMEEIEKEITDKIPLGRMGNPEELANLIVFLASERASYMTGSVVQVDGGYVQGLL